One Burkholderiales bacterium genomic window, CGTGTCGCATTATCTATTTTACGGATTTTTACCCAGCAAGCCGTCGGCACGGCGCCGCGAGTTGGGAGATCTTGTGACCCTGCCTTTTATGCTAATTTTTTACGAAGCGCCGCACCGCATTGTGGAAAGCATCACCGATATGCAAGCCGTATTTGGCGGCGAACGCGGCATTACCATTGCAAGGGAGCTCACCAAATTGTTCGAGAATATTTACACCGGAACACTGAATACGGCACTCGAATGGTTAAGACGGGATCAAGATCATCAGAAAGGTGAATTCGTTTTGTTGGTTTCAGGGACCGGGAAGCCCGCGGCATCTCGCAACGATGCGACGCGCATGTTGACGATCCTGTTGCAAGAGCTATCGGTCAAGCAGGCGGTGAAACTCGCTTCCCAAATTTGCGGCGAGAGCCGCAAAACACTTTACGCAGCGGCCCTGGAAATCAAGGGTAAGCCTTGACGGCATAGCGAGACAATAAAAGGATCAGGCGATTGCAGAAAATAACTTTCACCCGTCCGGACGATTGGCACGTGCATTTGCGCGATGGCGATGCGATGCGCGCCGTGGTCGCGCACACTGCACGGCGCTTTGCGCGCGCCATTATCATGCCCAATCTTGAACCGCCGATTACGACTACTAAATTGGCAAAGGCATACCACAGACGGATTCTTGCCGCGCTTCCCAAGCGATTAACTTTCGAGCCCTTGATGACCTTGTATTTGACTGCCAAAACCGAACCGGGTGAGGTTGTCAAAGCCAAACAAAGCGGAATTATTCATGGCCTGAAGCTTTATCCTGCCGGCGCGACGTTCCATTCAAGCTC contains:
- the rsmI gene encoding 16S rRNA (cytidine(1402)-2'-O)-methyltransferase — protein: MHSIHDKAGKPLLYVVATPIGNLQDITLRALEVLKQVDIVAAEDTRVTSRLLKHFQIPAKMMALQEHNEKRASERVIALLQQGKSVALVSDAGTPTISDPGAIVVSRVRQAGFRVVPVPGANAAVSALSVSGQDVSHYLFYGFLPSKPSARRRELGDLVTLPFMLIFYEAPHRIVESITDMQAVFGGERGITIARELTKLFENIYTGTLNTALEWLRRDQDHQKGEFVLLVSGTGKPAASRNDATRMLTILLQELSVKQAVKLASQICGESRKTLYAAALEIKGKP